Proteins encoded within one genomic window of Amycolatopsis nigrescens CSC17Ta-90:
- the phnH gene encoding phosphonate C-P lyase system protein PhnH: MTGLVLDRIAAATLRPDESRQVFRAVLDALSRPGHVVALPTESTPAVLLPVLALADLGTGVAVLDDGEDWTEVVGVVTSAPAAPLEQARFVAATRPVTADELRAVCRGSALAPEDGALVCLPVSEVDGDNWAVTGPGVAGTASVSGVDGLLAARAEAVAGFPAGIDLLLIAPDGRMTGIPRSTTVEGRDR; encoded by the coding sequence ATGACCGGACTGGTGCTGGACCGGATCGCAGCGGCGACGCTGCGGCCGGACGAGTCGCGGCAGGTGTTCCGCGCGGTGCTGGACGCGCTGTCCCGGCCCGGCCACGTCGTCGCGCTGCCGACGGAGAGCACGCCCGCGGTGCTGCTGCCCGTGCTCGCGCTGGCCGATCTCGGCACCGGCGTCGCCGTGCTGGACGACGGCGAGGACTGGACCGAAGTCGTCGGCGTCGTCACCTCCGCGCCGGCCGCACCGCTGGAACAGGCCCGGTTCGTCGCCGCCACCCGTCCGGTGACCGCGGACGAGCTGCGCGCGGTGTGCCGGGGCAGTGCGCTCGCGCCCGAGGACGGCGCGCTGGTCTGCCTTCCTGTGTCCGAAGTGGACGGTGATAACTGGGCGGTCACCGGCCCCGGTGTCGCCGGTACCGCGAGCGTGTCCGGAGTGGACGGTCTACTGGCCGCGCGTGCCGAGGCCGTCGCCGGTTTCCCCGCCGGGATCGACCTGCTGCTCATCGCGCCGGACGGCAGGATGACCGGGATTCCGCGCAGCACGACCGTCGAAGGAAGGGACCGCTGA
- a CDS encoding phosphonate C-P lyase system protein PhnG, producing the protein MTDVLSREQRCALLAEAGREELVALADECLADGAGVRVLTGPEVGSVTAQVREPVLAERFLLGDVLACRAEVEVAGQRGWAMRLGDDRAATLAAAVLDAEAEAARPRAARVEELCREVDVRRAAREAAEWAELSPTIVEFEELT; encoded by the coding sequence GTGACCGACGTGTTGAGCCGCGAGCAGCGGTGTGCGCTGCTCGCGGAGGCCGGGCGGGAGGAACTCGTGGCACTGGCCGACGAGTGCCTCGCGGACGGCGCCGGGGTGCGGGTGCTGACCGGGCCGGAGGTCGGCTCGGTCACCGCGCAGGTGCGGGAACCCGTGCTGGCGGAACGGTTCCTGCTCGGCGACGTGCTGGCCTGCCGGGCCGAGGTCGAGGTCGCCGGGCAGCGCGGCTGGGCGATGCGCCTCGGTGACGACCGCGCCGCCACGCTCGCCGCCGCCGTGCTGGACGCCGAAGCCGAAGCGGCCAGACCGCGGGCCGCGCGCGTCGAGGAGCTGTGCCGCGAGGTGGATGTCCGCCGTGCCGCCAGGGAAGCGGCCGAATGGGCGGAGCTGTCCCCCACGATCGTCGAGTTCGAGGAGCTGACATGA
- a CDS encoding GntR family transcriptional regulator: MTRYLEIADRLAAELAGSAAGTRVASEPELADRFGVGRAAARSALQELERRLLVRRVQGAGTFVNSRIDYVISGSRPPSWHTTVEATGATPRTVLKSVDREGLPAAEAERLGREPGTLAHHVVRTRYIDGLLTGWGEEWIPVDVVPDLDLGLHAVDSVDLVLRQMGRVRPVRAWCRVSLELPPPRVLQELEVEPSTPVYLIESLSKDETTGAGLLCSGAWTRADAVRVIVELSETLTEEER, from the coding sequence ATGACGAGGTATCTGGAGATCGCCGACCGGCTCGCCGCCGAGCTGGCCGGCTCCGCGGCCGGCACCAGGGTGGCGAGCGAACCCGAGCTGGCCGACCGGTTCGGGGTGGGCCGGGCGGCGGCCAGATCGGCGCTGCAGGAACTGGAACGGCGGCTGCTGGTCCGCCGGGTCCAGGGCGCGGGCACGTTCGTCAACTCCCGCATCGACTACGTGATCTCCGGCAGCCGCCCGCCGTCGTGGCACACGACGGTGGAGGCCACCGGGGCCACGCCGCGAACGGTGCTGAAGTCCGTGGACCGCGAAGGTCTCCCCGCGGCGGAGGCCGAACGGCTGGGGCGGGAACCCGGCACGCTCGCGCACCACGTCGTCCGCACGAGGTACATCGACGGCCTGCTCACCGGGTGGGGTGAGGAGTGGATCCCGGTCGACGTGGTGCCCGACCTGGACCTTGGGCTGCACGCGGTGGACTCGGTCGACCTCGTGCTGCGGCAGATGGGCCGGGTGCGGCCGGTGCGGGCGTGGTGCCGGGTGAGCCTCGAGCTGCCGCCGCCGCGGGTGCTGCAGGAGCTGGAGGTCGAGCCGAGCACCCCGGTGTACCTCATCGAGAGCCTGAGCAAGGACGAGACGACCGGCGCCGGCCTGCTGTGCAGCGGCGCCTGGACGCGCGCCGACGCGGTGCGCGTGATCGTCGAATTGAGCGAAACCCTGACGGAGGAGGAGCGGTGA
- the phnE gene encoding phosphonate ABC transporter, permease protein PhnE: protein MTVRTLARPRSGAVGGAVALVALLALAAWAVADLRINVATLADSARNAAEFAGRMFPLDFPELGELVSLTAKTLSIVVSATLLSVLVSAVLAVLAAGNTTPHRGARLGARAVIVAARAVPDVVLAIVFFRLFGFGGLAGVLAMGLHSVGMVGKLYADAIEQIDEGPRSAVRAGGAGGGQELLAGVLPQVLPAFVATALHRFDINLRISVVLGFVGVDGLGFAIATSLRQLDYQRGMALALVVLVLCIGVELLSGAIRRALLRPKAIAPAPRRPDQTSPEWTFARVRRTGYAALTVLVVLASVWGADLSVSRFFGALGDLGHTLALFWPPEFVPGLLGDLWVTVQIALAATLLGAVLALPIGALAARNVAPSTARGFRMLIVVVRGVPELVLAIVFVVITGLGPVAGALALAVGAVGLLGKLVADSLEEVDPGVEQALRATGASSRQVFFSATLPQAAPAFVGHVLYQLDVNIRSATLLGIVGAGGIGFQLLNASRVIEFDVVTAVLLLVFAAVLAVELLAVWLRRVVR, encoded by the coding sequence ATGACCGTGCGCACCCTCGCCCGCCCGCGGTCCGGTGCGGTGGGCGGGGCGGTCGCGCTGGTCGCCCTGCTGGCGCTGGCCGCGTGGGCGGTCGCCGATCTGCGGATCAACGTCGCGACGCTGGCCGACAGCGCGCGCAACGCGGCCGAGTTCGCCGGCCGGATGTTCCCGCTGGACTTCCCCGAGCTCGGCGAGCTGGTCTCGCTGACCGCGAAGACCCTGTCCATCGTGGTGTCCGCGACCCTGCTGTCGGTACTGGTCAGCGCCGTGCTCGCGGTGCTCGCGGCGGGCAACACGACCCCGCACCGCGGCGCGCGTCTCGGTGCCCGTGCCGTGATCGTCGCAGCGCGCGCGGTGCCCGACGTCGTACTGGCGATCGTGTTCTTCCGGCTGTTCGGGTTCGGCGGACTCGCTGGGGTGCTCGCCATGGGCCTGCACTCGGTGGGCATGGTCGGCAAGCTCTACGCCGACGCGATCGAGCAGATCGACGAGGGCCCTCGCTCGGCTGTGCGCGCCGGTGGCGCCGGCGGCGGCCAGGAGCTGCTGGCCGGGGTGCTGCCGCAGGTGCTGCCCGCGTTCGTGGCCACCGCGTTGCACCGGTTCGACATCAACCTGCGGATCTCGGTGGTGCTCGGCTTCGTCGGCGTCGACGGGCTGGGCTTCGCCATCGCGACGTCGCTGCGGCAGCTCGACTACCAGCGCGGGATGGCGCTCGCACTGGTGGTGCTCGTGCTGTGCATAGGGGTCGAGCTGCTCTCCGGCGCGATCCGGCGGGCCCTGTTGCGCCCGAAGGCGATCGCGCCGGCGCCTCGCCGGCCGGACCAGACGAGTCCGGAGTGGACGTTCGCCCGGGTCCGCCGGACGGGGTATGCGGCGCTGACGGTCCTCGTCGTGCTCGCTTCGGTGTGGGGTGCGGACCTGTCGGTGTCGCGGTTCTTCGGCGCCCTCGGCGACCTCGGGCACACGCTGGCGTTGTTCTGGCCGCCGGAGTTCGTCCCCGGCCTGCTCGGCGACCTGTGGGTGACGGTGCAGATCGCGCTCGCCGCGACGCTGCTCGGCGCCGTGCTGGCGCTGCCGATCGGCGCGCTGGCCGCGCGCAACGTGGCGCCCTCGACGGCGCGGGGGTTCCGGATGCTGATCGTCGTCGTCCGCGGGGTGCCGGAGCTGGTGCTGGCGATCGTGTTCGTGGTGATCACCGGACTCGGACCGGTCGCCGGAGCGCTCGCACTGGCCGTCGGCGCCGTCGGGCTGCTCGGCAAGCTCGTGGCGGACTCGCTCGAGGAGGTCGATCCCGGCGTCGAGCAGGCGTTGCGGGCGACCGGCGCGAGCAGCCGCCAGGTGTTCTTCTCGGCCACCCTGCCGCAGGCCGCGCCCGCGTTCGTCGGGCACGTGCTGTACCAGCTGGACGTCAACATCCGCTCCGCCACGCTGCTGGGCATCGTCGGCGCGGGCGGCATCGGGTTCCAGCTGCTCAACGCCTCGCGCGTGATCGAGTTCGACGTGGTCACGGCGGTGCTGCTGCTGGTGTTCGCGGCGGTGCTGGCGGTGGAGCTGCTCGCGGTGTGGCTGCGCCGCGTGGTGCGCTGA
- the phnC gene encoding phosphonate ABC transporter ATP-binding protein, producing the protein MSAICFDGVTKRFGHVLALDDVSFTVPPGEVVVLLGLSGSGKSTLLRHVDGLHHPTAGKVTALGTDVGRARGGRLRDLRRRIGFVFQQFHLVGSLSVLENVCTGALGRLRGPRLGLVSYPKAVRLEALGHLDRVGLGPQAFQRADTLSGGQQQRVAVARALMQRPEILLADEPVASLDPESSAQVMRLIREIARERDLTVLCSLHQVELALSLADRIVGLRSGRVVLDEPARELDHHAATAVYGTGELVARG; encoded by the coding sequence ATGAGCGCTATTTGCTTCGACGGGGTGACCAAGCGGTTCGGGCATGTCCTCGCCCTCGACGACGTGTCCTTCACCGTCCCGCCGGGCGAAGTGGTCGTGCTGCTCGGGCTGTCCGGCTCTGGCAAGTCCACCCTGCTGCGGCACGTGGACGGCCTGCACCATCCGACCGCCGGCAAGGTGACCGCCCTCGGCACCGACGTCGGGCGGGCGCGGGGCGGGCGGCTGCGGGATCTGCGCCGCCGGATCGGGTTCGTGTTCCAGCAGTTTCACCTGGTCGGCAGCCTCTCGGTGCTGGAGAACGTGTGCACCGGCGCGCTCGGCAGGCTGCGCGGCCCCCGGCTCGGGCTGGTCAGCTACCCGAAGGCGGTGCGCCTGGAAGCGCTCGGGCACCTGGACCGCGTTGGCCTCGGCCCGCAGGCGTTCCAGCGCGCCGACACCCTCTCCGGCGGTCAGCAGCAGCGGGTCGCGGTGGCAAGGGCGCTGATGCAGCGCCCGGAGATCCTGCTCGCCGACGAGCCGGTCGCCTCGCTCGACCCGGAGTCCTCGGCCCAGGTGATGCGCCTGATCCGGGAGATCGCGCGCGAACGCGACCTGACCGTGCTGTGCAGCCTGCACCAGGTGGAGCTCGCGCTGTCCTTGGCCGACCGGATCGTCGGGCTGCGGTCGGGCCGCGTCGTGCTCGACGAGCCGGCGCGCGAGCTGGACCACCACGCGGCGACGGCCGTCTACGGCACGGGCGAGCTGGTGGCCCGCGGATGA
- a CDS encoding phosphate/phosphite/phosphonate ABC transporter substrate-binding protein, which produces MVNKRWRALALAGAALVLTACGQSASGDGGGTREKNELVFAAIPTEESTSLQQDYQAVIDLLQKATGKTVRFQQATDYAAVIEGQRSGKVDIAQYGPLSYVVAKNAGVRATAIAAQLKEKGGTPGYRSYGVVKTGSPIHDLAGFRGKKVCFVDPNSTSGYLYPKAGLTDSGVNPDTEITPVMAGGHDASALGVAGGQCDAGFAYDTMIDTQLIGKGQLKTGDLTTVWKSDIIAGSPVAISDDLDPALKDKVAAVFREQANTDYLRANGLCTSEKCPIDDAGDWGYAAVDDAFYDTVRHVCEVTKAKQCTDASS; this is translated from the coding sequence ATGGTGAACAAACGGTGGCGCGCGCTCGCGCTGGCCGGCGCGGCACTGGTGCTCACGGCCTGCGGGCAGAGCGCGTCGGGCGACGGTGGCGGCACCCGCGAGAAGAACGAGCTGGTGTTCGCGGCCATCCCGACCGAGGAGTCGACCAGCCTGCAGCAGGACTACCAGGCCGTGATCGACCTGCTGCAGAAGGCGACCGGCAAGACGGTCCGCTTCCAGCAGGCCACCGACTACGCCGCCGTGATCGAGGGCCAGCGCAGCGGCAAGGTCGACATCGCCCAGTACGGGCCACTGTCCTATGTGGTCGCGAAGAACGCCGGGGTGCGGGCGACCGCGATCGCGGCACAGCTCAAGGAGAAGGGCGGCACCCCCGGCTACCGCTCCTACGGTGTCGTCAAGACCGGCTCGCCGATCCACGACCTCGCCGGGTTCAGGGGCAAGAAGGTCTGCTTCGTCGACCCGAACTCGACCTCGGGCTACCTCTACCCGAAAGCCGGCCTGACCGACAGCGGGGTCAACCCCGACACCGAGATCACCCCGGTGATGGCCGGCGGGCACGACGCCTCCGCGCTCGGCGTGGCCGGTGGGCAGTGCGACGCCGGATTCGCCTACGACACCATGATCGACACCCAGCTGATCGGCAAGGGCCAGCTCAAGACGGGCGATCTGACCACGGTGTGGAAGTCCGACATCATCGCCGGATCGCCGGTCGCGATCAGCGACGACCTCGACCCCGCGCTCAAAGACAAGGTCGCGGCGGTGTTCCGCGAGCAGGCCAACACCGACTACCTCAGGGCCAACGGCCTGTGCACGAGCGAGAAGTGCCCGATCGACGACGCCGGCGACTGGGGCTACGCGGCCGTCGACGACGCTTTCTACGACACCGTTCGCCACGTCTGCGAAGTCACCAAGGCGAAGCAGTGCACGGACGCTTCCTCATGA
- a CDS encoding VOC family protein, giving the protein MSVLGLLAVVPVTDHDTAIAWYTELLERAPDTRPMPGLAEWQVTGAGLIQVFADRARAGRTLLNLAIDDLDAEISRLAGHGVRVGEVSTVTSGARLATVTDPDGNTITLIQNP; this is encoded by the coding sequence ATGTCCGTCCTCGGTCTGCTCGCGGTCGTCCCGGTGACCGATCACGACACCGCCATCGCCTGGTACACCGAGCTTCTCGAGCGCGCACCGGACACCCGTCCGATGCCGGGGCTCGCCGAATGGCAGGTCACCGGCGCGGGACTGATCCAGGTCTTCGCCGATCGCGCCAGGGCCGGCCGCACCCTGCTCAACCTCGCCATCGACGACCTGGACGCGGAGATCAGCCGACTTGCCGGGCACGGTGTCCGGGTCGGCGAGGTCAGCACGGTGACCAGCGGAGCACGGCTGGCGACCGTCACCGATCCCGACGGCAACACCATCACGCTCATCCAGAACCCCTAG
- a CDS encoding sensor histidine kinase produces MRRSWWPLPIRAKSALAAALACAVVFTAGGLWLRHVVHTRVIEQAKFLTSQALDAFANTRFARPAGDPDGPSTSPQTSLDGHTFEVVLDTGEVAVRSQNLATYYPTRAPFPPAPPGGIPAGGRFLTADFGAGAVPGVNNNLEHRTFAVQRKVVHLPAEVVTPPGRTGYQFLSGLPEPLVLAEQTTYVRATVYLFVDPYSAERAVGGVDAALGGGIPLAVLFVAVLAWIVAGRALRPVEAIRAEMAEISEHALPRRVPVPAAHDEIAHLATTTNATLDRLYRALHQQQQFVADASHELRSPLTNLRTWLEVARAHPGQADWPTVAEHAVHDIDRMHLLITDLLLLAQHDANHPTSAETVDLTAIADEQAAERRYLNPHLTIDCHAEIPALVRGNPAQLHRLLRNLLDNACRHALSSITITTRHATGTVSLEVLDDGPGIPPADRERVFDRFTRLDEARTRDAGGTGLGLAIARAIAHRHGGTLHILDVADSPSGARFVTTLPTTGDLPR; encoded by the coding sequence ATGCGCCGTAGCTGGTGGCCGCTGCCGATCCGGGCCAAATCCGCGCTCGCCGCGGCGCTGGCGTGCGCGGTCGTCTTCACCGCGGGCGGGCTGTGGCTGCGGCACGTGGTCCATACCCGGGTCATCGAACAGGCGAAGTTCCTCACCAGCCAGGCACTCGACGCCTTCGCCAACACCCGGTTCGCGCGCCCGGCCGGTGATCCGGACGGCCCGTCCACGAGCCCGCAGACCAGTCTCGACGGGCACACCTTCGAGGTCGTGCTGGACACCGGTGAGGTCGCGGTCCGCAGCCAGAACCTGGCGACCTACTACCCCACCCGCGCACCATTCCCGCCGGCCCCGCCGGGGGGTATCCCCGCCGGAGGCCGGTTCCTCACCGCCGACTTCGGCGCGGGCGCGGTTCCCGGGGTGAACAACAACCTGGAACACCGCACGTTCGCGGTCCAGCGCAAGGTGGTCCACCTCCCGGCAGAGGTGGTCACCCCACCCGGCAGAACCGGATATCAGTTCCTCAGCGGACTTCCCGAGCCGCTCGTCCTCGCCGAGCAGACCACCTACGTGCGCGCCACGGTGTACCTGTTCGTCGATCCCTACAGCGCCGAGCGCGCGGTCGGCGGCGTGGACGCCGCGCTCGGCGGCGGCATCCCGCTGGCGGTCCTGTTCGTCGCAGTCCTCGCCTGGATCGTCGCCGGACGCGCCCTTCGCCCGGTGGAGGCGATCCGCGCGGAAATGGCGGAGATCAGCGAGCACGCGCTACCACGTCGCGTACCCGTGCCCGCCGCCCACGACGAGATCGCGCACCTGGCCACCACCACCAACGCCACCCTGGACCGCCTCTACCGCGCGCTGCACCAGCAACAGCAGTTCGTCGCCGACGCCAGCCACGAACTGCGCAGCCCCCTGACCAACCTGCGCACCTGGCTGGAGGTCGCCCGCGCCCACCCCGGCCAGGCCGACTGGCCCACCGTCGCCGAGCACGCGGTGCACGACATCGACCGCATGCACCTTCTGATCACCGATCTCCTGCTCCTCGCCCAGCACGACGCGAACCACCCCACCTCGGCCGAAACCGTGGACCTCACCGCCATCGCCGACGAACAGGCCGCCGAGCGCCGTTACCTCAACCCGCACCTCACCATCGACTGCCACGCCGAGATACCAGCCCTCGTCCGCGGCAACCCCGCACAACTGCACCGGCTGCTGCGCAACCTCCTGGACAACGCCTGCCGGCATGCCCTTTCCAGCATCACCATCACCACCCGGCACGCCACGGGCACCGTGAGCCTCGAGGTACTCGACGACGGACCTGGCATCCCGCCGGCCGACCGGGAACGCGTTTTCGACCGCTTCACCCGGCTCGACGAGGCACGCACCCGCGACGCCGGAGGAACCGGTCTCGGCCTCGCCATCGCCCGCGCCATCGCGCACCGCCACGGCGGCACCCTGCACATCCTCGACGTCGCGGACAGCCCCAGCGGCGCCCGCTTCGTCACCACCCTGCCCACGACCGGCGACCTCCCGCGATGA
- a CDS encoding response regulator transcription factor, with the protein MRVLVIEDEQRLAEALRWGLQADGYVVEVAGNGTEGLERALAQPYHAIILDIMLPGLNGYRVCAALRQAGVDVPVLMLTAKNGEYDEAEALDTGADDYLSKPFSWVVLTARLRALLRRAPAGRAGVIEVGDLVIDPARRSCHRGGQDVPLTGKEFGVLECLARQPGYVVSKAEILDRVWGGTYQGDSNVIEVYVSALRRKIDAPFGRRSLDTVRGLGYRLRADAP; encoded by the coding sequence GTGCGAGTGCTGGTGATCGAGGACGAACAGCGGCTGGCGGAGGCGCTGCGGTGGGGGCTGCAGGCCGACGGCTACGTCGTGGAGGTGGCCGGCAACGGGACCGAGGGGCTGGAGCGGGCCCTGGCCCAGCCGTATCACGCGATCATCCTGGACATCATGCTGCCCGGACTGAACGGCTACCGGGTGTGCGCGGCGTTGCGCCAGGCCGGGGTGGACGTCCCAGTCCTCATGTTGACCGCGAAGAACGGCGAGTACGACGAGGCCGAAGCACTGGACACCGGGGCCGACGACTACCTGAGCAAGCCCTTCTCCTGGGTGGTGCTGACCGCCCGCCTGCGCGCGCTGCTGCGCCGGGCGCCGGCGGGCCGGGCGGGGGTGATCGAGGTCGGGGACCTGGTGATCGACCCCGCGCGGCGCAGCTGTCACCGCGGTGGGCAGGACGTTCCGCTGACCGGCAAGGAGTTCGGCGTGCTGGAATGCCTTGCCCGCCAACCCGGGTACGTGGTGTCCAAGGCCGAGATTCTGGACCGCGTGTGGGGCGGCACTTACCAGGGCGATTCCAACGTGATCGAGGTGTACGTGAGCGCGTTGCGCCGCAAGATCGACGCGCCGTTCGGGCGGCGCAGCCTGGACACCGTGCGTGGCCTCGGCTACCGGTTGCGGGCCGATGCGCCGTAG
- a CDS encoding glycosyltransferase 87 family protein, with product MLVKGPVKGVPRAWPLVVLVGLIVGGTALWCTTSAPIDLQVYRLGSEALWTHRDLYGPLPPTDAGISLPFIYPPFAAIALTPLAVLPWSWMVAALFVLSLLGLLLTLFAVTWRMRPAGGRLGALMVAGAALPALVWLEPIRGTFGFGQVNLLLMALVTADLLLAGRRSRGIGVGLAAAIKLTPLAFLLYFLVRRDYRALGTAVATCAVVTGLAFVVAPDASARYWLGGLAGASGLSGSTFHTNQTILATLTRLGMDPGFTTLSWLGLSGIVAVAAATAMRRSTPVVALLLNATAAVLISPISWSHHWVWIAPALLTALIHSCATLGPSSGWSVAIVTAGAVFVAAPFRYLPSFDQPGQEWAPYQHWIGNSYVLLGLLTIALALAITTRAHRSGETLSTLDFRAKSVS from the coding sequence GTGCTGGTCAAGGGGCCGGTCAAGGGCGTTCCGCGGGCCTGGCCGCTGGTGGTGCTGGTTGGCCTGATCGTCGGCGGCACGGCGTTGTGGTGCACGACCTCGGCACCCATCGACCTGCAGGTGTACCGGCTCGGCAGCGAGGCGTTGTGGACCCATCGTGACCTCTACGGCCCGCTGCCTCCGACCGACGCCGGGATCTCGCTGCCGTTCATCTACCCGCCGTTCGCCGCGATCGCGCTGACCCCCTTGGCCGTGCTGCCGTGGTCCTGGATGGTGGCGGCGCTGTTCGTGCTGAGCCTGCTCGGCCTGCTGCTCACGCTGTTCGCGGTGACCTGGCGAATGCGGCCCGCGGGCGGGCGCCTTGGGGCGCTGATGGTGGCCGGGGCGGCGCTGCCGGCGCTGGTGTGGCTCGAACCCATCCGCGGCACCTTCGGCTTCGGCCAGGTCAACCTGCTGCTGATGGCGCTGGTCACCGCCGATCTGCTACTGGCAGGACGCCGTAGCCGGGGAATCGGGGTGGGCCTTGCCGCCGCGATCAAGCTGACCCCGCTGGCGTTCCTGCTGTACTTCCTCGTCCGCCGCGACTACCGGGCGCTGGGCACCGCCGTGGCCACCTGCGCGGTGGTCACCGGGCTGGCGTTCGTCGTCGCTCCGGACGCATCGGCTCGTTACTGGCTCGGCGGGCTGGCCGGTGCCTCCGGCCTCAGCGGCTCCACCTTCCACACCAACCAGACCATTCTCGCCACCCTGACCCGGCTCGGCATGGACCCCGGCTTCACGACGCTGAGCTGGCTCGGTCTGTCCGGCATCGTCGCGGTCGCGGCCGCGACCGCCATGCGTCGCTCGACCCCGGTGGTGGCGCTGCTGCTCAACGCCACCGCCGCCGTGCTGATCTCACCGATCTCCTGGTCGCACCACTGGGTCTGGATCGCGCCCGCCCTGCTCACCGCGCTGATCCACAGCTGCGCGACCCTCGGCCCCAGCAGCGGCTGGTCAGTCGCGATCGTCACCGCCGGCGCCGTATTCGTCGCCGCTCCCTTCCGCTACCTGCCCTCCTTCGACCAACCTGGCCAGGAGTGGGCCCCCTACCAGCACTGGATCGGCAACTCCTACGTCCTGCTCGGCCTCCTCACGATCGCACTAGCACTGGCGATCACGACCCGCGCCCATCGGAGCGGCGAAACACTGTCCACATTGGACTTCAGGGCCAAAAGCGTCAGCTGA